AGGCCGTTGCTGGCGCCGTCCTGGTTCACCGCTGTTCCCCGTACGACAGCCAGTACCGGGTGCCCGTTGCGTTGGGCATCGGACAGCCGCTCGAGGAGCAGTACGCCCACCCCCTCGGCCCAGCCGGTTCCGTCGGCTCCGTCCGCGAAGGCCTTGCACCGGCCGTCGGCCGACAGGGCGCGCTGCCGGGAGAACTCCACGAACATCGCAGGCGTCGGCATGATCAGCGCTCCGCCCGCCAGCGCGAGCGAGGACTCGCCCGACCGCAGCGACTGCACCGCCATGTGCAGGGCCACCAGCGAGGACGAGCACGCGGTGTCCACCGACACCGCCGGTCCGGTCAGGCCCATTTCGTACGCCACCCGGCCGGACGCGACGCTGAGCGCGCTGCCGTACAGGAGGTAGCCCTCCAGGTCCTTCTGGCCGCCCTCCAGGAACCGCCACCCGTACTCGGACGAGCTGATGCCGGAGAAGACGCCGACCTCGGACCCGCGTACGTCGGCGGGGACGATGCCCGCCCGCTCGAAGGCCTCCCACGACGTCTCGAGGAGCAGGCGGTGGTGGGGATCGACCGCCAGCGCCTCGCGGGGGCTGATCCCGAAGAACTTCGCGTCGAAGTCCGCCACGCCGGTGAGGAAGCCTCCCTGACGGGTGTACGAGGATCCGGCGGCGTCGGGGTCCGCGTCGTACACGTCCCGCCAGCCGCGGTCCTTCGGGAACTCGTCGACGACGTCCAGACCGCCGCGGACCACGTCCCAGAGGGCTTCGGGCGACGACACGCCTCCCGGGTAGCGGCAGGCCATGGAGACGACCGCGATCGGCTCGCCGCGGCCGGCCTTCAGCGCGTCGTTCTCCTGGCGGAGGCGGTCGCGCTCCTCCAGCAGCGTGCGCAGCGCACGCTGGACCCGGTCCGCGCCGTCCGGCGTGCGGTCGGCGGAGTTGGTCATGTCGCTCACAGCTTCTCCTCCAGAGCCAGGTCGACCAGTGCTTCCAGGTCCATGTCCGAGAGTTCGTCCGCATCGGTGGCCGCGTCCGCCGCTTGTACGTCGCCGGTTCCCGGGGCCTGTTCGGCGGCGCAGGCCAGGACCAGTTCCAGGAGTCCCGCGCCGCGCAGGCTGTCGACCGAGACGGTGCGCAGCGCTTCGCGGATCTGCGCGTCCTCGATGTCCTCGGCCGTGTCGGGATCCGGTGCCGGACCCAGCAGCCCGTAGAGGTGCTCCCCCAGCTCGCGTGAGGTCGGGTAGCTGAAGACGAGGGTGGACGGCAGGCGCAGTCCGGTGGATGCGGCCAGGCGGTTGCAGAGTTCGACCGCGGTCAGCGAGTCGAGTCCGAGCTGCGTGAACGCCTGGTCGACGTCGACGCCCGCACCGGACGCGTGGCCGAGCACCACGGCGACCTGTTCGCGCACCCAGTCCAGTACGGCGGTGCGCGCCTCGTCCGCGGGCAGTCCGGCCAGCCGGGCGGACAGTCCGCCGCCCGAGCCGCTGTCCTTGGCGGTGTTCGACCTGTTCCTGCGCGGCCTGCCGCCTTCGACGAGGACGCGCAGGAGCGGCGGCAGTTCGTCACCGGACTTGTTGCGCAGCCCTGCGACGTCGACGCGGGCGGGTACGAGGACCGCCTTGTCGCTCGCGCACGCCGCATCGAAGAGGGCGAGTGCCTCGGGTGTCGGCATCGCGGCGATGCCCATCCGGCGCAGCCGGGACAGGTCTGCCTGGTCCAGTTCCCCGGTCATGCCGCTGCTCTCCTCCCACCAGCCCCAGCAGAGCGAGGAGCCGACCAGTCCGGACGCCCTGCGCTGGGCCGCCAGACCGTCCAGGAAGGCATTCGCCGCCGCGTAGTTGGCCTGGCCCCCGTTGCCGAGGGTGCCCGCGAGGGCGGAGAACTGGACGAACGCCGACAGGGTGTGGTCCCGGGTCAGTTCGTGCAGGGTGACCGCGCCGCCGACCTTCGCGCGAAGGACGTGGTCGATGCTCTGCGGGGTCAGCGATTCGACGGTGCCGTCCGCGAGGACCCCCGCCGCGTGCACGACGGCGGTCAGCGGGTAGCGGCCGGGCAGGTCCGCGAGCAGGTCCGTGACGGCGGCCCGGTCGGCGACGTCGCACGCCACGACCCGTACCACCGCGCCCGCGCTCTCCAGGTCCGCGACCAGCTCGGGCACGCCGTCGGCCGCCGGTCCGCGACGGCTCGCCAGCAGCAGGCTCCGTACGCCGTGTTCGGCGACGAGGTGCCGTGCCACGAGGGAGCCCACTCCCCCGGTGCCGCCGGTGACGAGGACGGTGCCGCCGCCGAAGCCGTCGCCCACCTCGAGGACGAGCTTGCCGATGTGGCGGCCCTGGCTCATCTCGCGGAACGTACGGCGCGCGTCGCGGATGCTGCGCAGCGAGACCGGGTTGAGCTGGACCCGTCCGTCGGCGAACAGTTCCATGACGGCCCGGAACATCTCGTGGATCGCGTCAGGCCCGGCTTCGTAGAGGTCGAAGGCCTCGTACGCGACTCCGGGGTGGCCGGCCGCCACCTCGTGGGGATCGCGGATGTCCGTCTTCCCCATCTCGACGAAGTGTCCTCCGTCGGGCAGCAGGGTCAGCGAGGCGTCGACGAACTTGTGGGCAAGGGAGTTGAGTACGACGTCCACGCCTCGTCCGCCGGAGGAGTGGAGGAACTTCTCGGCGAACTCCAGGTCGCGTGAGGACGCCAGGTGCGTCTCGTCCAGTCCCAGGCCCTGCAGTACGGGCCACTTGGCCGGGCTCGCGGTCGCGTAGATCTCGGCGCCGATGTGCTGGGCCAGCTGGACCGCGGCCATGCCGACGCCGCCCGCCGCGGCATGGATGAGGATCCGCTGGCCCTTCCGGAGGTTCGCGACGCGGAAGAGCCCGTGGTAGGCGGTGAGGAAGGTGCACGGCACGGACGCCGCTTCGGCGAAGGACCACCCGTCGGGTATCGGCACGAGCATGCGGTGGTCCGCCACGGCCGTACGACCGAAGGCGCCGGTGAAGACGCCGGTCACCCGGTCTCCCGGGGACAGCCGGGTCACGTCGTCCGCCACCTCCAGCACGACTCCGGCGCCCTCGCTGCCGAGCCCCGCGTCGATGGCCGTACGGTCCACGAGCCCCAACGCGATGGTGATGTCACGGAAGTTGAGCCCTGCGGCCTGGACGGCGATACGGACCTGCCCGCTCGTCAGGGGTGCTTCCACCTCGGGGCAGGGAACCCAGGTGAGGTTCTCCAGAGTGCCCTTGCTCGGGATGCCGAGTCGGTGGGCTCCAGCCGGCGGCTCCTCGATCCGGTGATCACCTGTCGAGGCGGGCGCAAGGCGGGGTACGCGCAACTCTCCTGCGCGCAGCGCCAGTTGGACCTCGTCGAGGTCGAGGACGTCCGGGATTCGCGCCCAGGACGCCGCTTCTTCGTCGATGTCCACGAGCCGGAACCTGCCGGGGTGCTCGGTCTGGGCCGAGCGGACCAGGCCCCACACGGACGCACCCGCGAGGCTCTCGACGCGCTCACCGGCACCGGTGTCGACGGCCAGGCGGGTGACCACCACCAGCGTGGACGCGGCGAGGGCCTCCTCGGCGAGGAACTGCTGGATCCAGTCCAGGACACGCTTGTCGGTGTCGCCGACCGCGGTGAGCAGATCGGGTCCGGCTGCGGCGAAGTCGTCCAGGCACAGGACGACTTGCCCGGGCGCGTCTCCCGCGAGGACCTCGTCCATGGACGCGTAGAACACGGCACGCCCGTCGCCTGCCGCGGAGAGGCGGGAGGCCAGACCGTCCTTCGTGCCGAGGACACCCCAGCGGTCGCTGCCGGTCTCCTGCTGCTGCTCCTGCACCGGCCGCCACTGCACCTCGTACAGCGACTGCTCCTGTCCGCCGCGCGCCGAGCGCACCTGCTCGGCGCCGGCGGGCCGGAACGCCAGCGCCCCGACGTGAGCGATCTGCCGGCCGTGGTCGTCGGCGACCACCAGCGAAATGGTGTCCTCGCCTGCCGGGGAGAGCCTGACCTTCACGGTCGTACCGCACTGCCCTGTGAGCTCCGCGCCGGACCACGAGAAGGGCATCCGCCCCTGTTCGCCCGTCACTTCGATGACGCCACCGACGATCGCGGCGTGCAGGACGGTGTCCAGCAGCGCCGGATGCAGTGCGAAGGCGCCGTCGGCCGGGCCCTCGGCGGTGTCCGGAAGTGTGGCGAGGGCGAAGAGGTCGTCGCCGCGGCGCCAGACCTCGCGCAGCCCGCGGAACGCGGGCCCGTAGTCGAAGCCCGCGTCGGCGAAGGAGTCGTAGAGGCCCTCGAAGGCAAGCTGCCGGGCTCCGGGCGGGGGCCAGGCGGCGAGGGAGCGTGTGTCCTCCGCGTGGGCGGGCGCAGGTGTGCCCGGCGCCAGATTGCCCATCGCGTGCCGGGTCCAGCCGCCCGCCGCCGGGGTGTCGTCGGCGAGACGTGAGTAGACGTCCAGCGAGCGGCGTCCTGTCTCGTCCTCCGCTCCGACGACGATGCGTATCTGCACGTCTCCCATGTCGGGGATGATCAGGGGGACTTCGAGGGTGAGTTCCTCGACCGTGCCGCACCCGACGTACTCGCCCACCGACAGCGCCAGGTCCAGGTGGGCCGTTGCCGGTACGACGACCGCACCGAACACGGCGTGGTCGGCCAGCCAGCCGTGGGTCCGCAGGGACCACCGGTCGGTGAACACCACTTCGTCGGTGCCGGGGTGGTCCACCACGGCGCCGAGCAGCGGGTGCTCGGCGGCGGACAGACCGGCGGAGGC
The sequence above is drawn from the Streptomyces sp. NBC_01465 genome and encodes:
- a CDS encoding type I polyketide synthase, which encodes MTDDNNAEVLEYLKRTSIELIETRKRLQELTDAAAEPIAIVGVACRFPGGVTSPEDLWELVRAGTDAVSDFPDDRNWDLEKLYDPDSERPDTCYTRKGGFLYDAGDFDADFFGINPREALSADPQQRLLLETSWESVERAGIDPETLRGSNTGMFAGLAYFGYGNHFSTPEAISGYAQTGSLLSVASGRVSYALGLEGPALSTDTACSSSLVAVHQAVQSLRQGECGLALAGGVTVVGMPQVYREMSRQRGLSKDGRCKAFADAADGTGFAEGVGMLVLERLSDARRNGRRIWAVIRGSAINQDGASNGLTAPSGPAQQRVIRAALANARLQAGEVDAVEAHGTGTTLGDPIEAGALLATYGQGRDGQNPLWLGSLKSNTGHTQAAAGVGGIIKMVMAMQHGILPKTLHVDRPSTHVDWTAGAVELLTEARDWTTAEGRPRRAGVSAFGVSGTNAHVILEQALDRDPEPDDEEELPYCGGQFVPWVLSARSEQALREQARKLRDFAAADPDLGIADAGWSLLSSRTRFEHRAVVIGHDREELLSALTALGDGAETAAVIRGVAGESGGSVFMFPGQGTQWAGAARQLYDTFPVFAQSLDEICAHFDAHLPFALKPLLLADEPADRERTDIAQPALFTLQVSLYRLLAQYCPLPDHLIGHSVGEIAAAHVSGVFDLPTATRLVAARGRTMQTVTEPGAMLAVRASEARIGTLLGAYDRVSVAAVNGPESVVVSGLREQVHALRDRLVADGTSAKLLAVDNAFHSPLMDPILDEFAQSLGEFATGELSIPIVSTRLGREVTLQELTSVAYWVNHVREPVRFYDAVECARAAGAKVFLEVGPGATLTSITQEAFAGEGVHDTVVLSAARRDRGGSQALIGALAGLHVHGATVNWDDLFGTRRRVDLPTYAFQHQRYWLDFLAGTQSADVASAGLSAAEHPLLGAVVDHPGTDEVVFTDRWSLRTHGWLADHAVFGAVVVPATAHLDLALSVGEYVGCGTVEELTLEVPLIIPDMGDVQIRIVVGAEDETGRRSLDVYSRLADDTPAAGGWTRHAMGNLAPGTPAPAHAEDTRSLAAWPPPGARQLAFEGLYDSFADAGFDYGPAFRGLREVWRRGDDLFALATLPDTAEGPADGAFALHPALLDTVLHAAIVGGVIEVTGEQGRMPFSWSGAELTGQCGTTVKVRLSPAGEDTISLVVADDHGRQIAHVGALAFRPAGAEQVRSARGGQEQSLYEVQWRPVQEQQQETGSDRWGVLGTKDGLASRLSAAGDGRAVFYASMDEVLAGDAPGQVVLCLDDFAAAGPDLLTAVGDTDKRVLDWIQQFLAEEALAASTLVVVTRLAVDTGAGERVESLAGASVWGLVRSAQTEHPGRFRLVDIDEEAASWARIPDVLDLDEVQLALRAGELRVPRLAPASTGDHRIEEPPAGAHRLGIPSKGTLENLTWVPCPEVEAPLTSGQVRIAVQAAGLNFRDITIALGLVDRTAIDAGLGSEGAGVVLEVADDVTRLSPGDRVTGVFTGAFGRTAVADHRMLVPIPDGWSFAEAASVPCTFLTAYHGLFRVANLRKGQRILIHAAAGGVGMAAVQLAQHIGAEIYATASPAKWPVLQGLGLDETHLASSRDLEFAEKFLHSSGGRGVDVVLNSLAHKFVDASLTLLPDGGHFVEMGKTDIRDPHEVAAGHPGVAYEAFDLYEAGPDAIHEMFRAVMELFADGRVQLNPVSLRSIRDARRTFREMSQGRHIGKLVLEVGDGFGGGTVLVTGGTGGVGSLVARHLVAEHGVRSLLLASRRGPAADGVPELVADLESAGAVVRVVACDVADRAAVTDLLADLPGRYPLTAVVHAAGVLADGTVESLTPQSIDHVLRAKVGGAVTLHELTRDHTLSAFVQFSALAGTLGNGGQANYAAANAFLDGLAAQRRASGLVGSSLCWGWWEESSGMTGELDQADLSRLRRMGIAAMPTPEALALFDAACASDKAVLVPARVDVAGLRNKSGDELPPLLRVLVEGGRPRRNRSNTAKDSGSGGGLSARLAGLPADEARTAVLDWVREQVAVVLGHASGAGVDVDQAFTQLGLDSLTAVELCNRLAASTGLRLPSTLVFSYPTSRELGEHLYGLLGPAPDPDTAEDIEDAQIREALRTVSVDSLRGAGLLELVLACAAEQAPGTGDVQAADAATDADELSDMDLEALVDLALEEKL